In a single window of the Palaemon carinicauda isolate YSFRI2023 chromosome 10, ASM3689809v2, whole genome shotgun sequence genome:
- the LOC137648205 gene encoding uncharacterized protein — protein sequence MGRNIRRWRQNAYNAPPIPRQINNFEIPESYCLLATGEKFLAFDSGIEHENRILIFPTDNGLEDLAKSPNWAADGTFKISPLLFYRLYCIHTQEGSFNIPRVFALLPGKTKEVYIRLSTYLLQLKPKLNPKSLLTDFEIGAQKGFINMFPEATISSCLFHLSKSIFKKICDLGFRQRYKEDEAFNLKIRCFSALSFLPLSDVVEGFIDLSDDTDLPPEFIAYFEMTYIGQVRGRRGIRMEPIFAIASWNVRERVINQLPRSNNSLEGLHNALQYSLSCQHPSIWKLIEILKKEEAIALKKKKATFN from the coding sequence atgggaagaaatatacgtcgatggagaCAAAATGCATATAATGCACCCCCAATCccacggcaaataaataattttgagattccaGAATCCTACTGTTTACTCGCGACTGGGGAAAAGTTCCTTGCGTTTGATTCTGGCATCGAACATGAGAACAGAATACTAATCTTTCCAACGGATAACGGCTTAGAAGATTTAGCAAAGTCTCCTAACTGGGCAGCAGATGGTACTTTTAAAATCAGTCCATTATTATTTTATCGACTATATTGTATCCATACACAAGAGGGTTCATTTAATATTCCCAGAGTTTTTGCCCTCCTCCCTGGAAAGACAAAGGAAGTGTATATTCGACTTTCCACATATTTATTGCAACTTAAACCGAAACTTAATCCAAAATCCCTGTTAACTGACTTTGAGATTGGAGCTCAGAAAGGATTCATCAATATGTTCCCTGAAGCAACAATAAGTTCATGCCTCTTTCACTTATCTAAGTCTATTTTTAAGAAAATCTGTGACCTAGGATTCCGACAACGTTACAAAGAAGATGAAGCATTCAATTTAAAAATCAGATGTTTTTCTGCATTGTCATTCCTTCCTTTAAGTGATGTCGTTGAAGGTTTCATTGACTTATCTGACGATACTGATTTACCTCCAGAATTTATCGCGTATTTTGAGATGACGTATATTGGCCAAGTAAGAGGACGAAGAGGAATAAGGATGGAACCAATTTTTGCTATAGCGTCATGGAATGTTCGAGAAAGAGTTATTAACCAGTTACCAAGATCTAATAATAGTTTAGAGGGATTGCATAATGCTTTGCAATATTCGTTATCCTGTCAACACCCCTCTATCTGGAagttaattgaaatattgaaaaaggaggaggccattgccttaaagaaaaaaaaagctacttTCAACTAG